A genomic stretch from Bradyrhizobium quebecense includes:
- the rpoB gene encoding DNA-directed RNA polymerase subunit beta: MAQQTFTGRKRVRKFFGHIKEVAEMPNLIEVQKASYDQFLMVDEPAGGRLDEGLQAVFRSVFPISDFSGTSMLEFVRYEFEQPKYDVDECRQRGMTFAAPLKVTLRLIVFDIDEETGAKSVKDIKEQDVYMGDIPLMTMNGTFVVNGTERVIVSQMHRSPGVFFDHDKGKTHSSGKLLFAARVIPYRGSWLDIEFDAKDIVFARIDRRRKLPVTSLMYALGLDGEQILSTFYKKITYKRTKDGWRVPFDANRFRGYSTVNDLIDADTGKVVLEAGKKLTVRSARQMQEKGLKALRMSDDELVGNYLAEDLVNPKTGEIYAEAGEEITEKSLKVLNEQGYKDLPLLDIDHVNVGAYIRNTLSADKNLTREDALFDIYRVMRPGEPPTLDSAQAMFQSLFFDAERYDLSAVGRVKMNMRLELDAPDTHRTLRKEDILAVIKTLVDLRDGKGEIDDIDHLGNRRVRSVGELMENQYRIGLLRMERAIKERMSSVDIDTVMPQDLINAKPAAAAVREFFGSSQLSQFMDQTNPLSEITHKRRLSALGPGGLTRERAGFEVRDVHPTHYGRICPIETPEGPNIGLINSLATFARVNKYGFVETPYRKIKDGRVTDEVVYLSAMEEGRYRVAQANVPLDAKGRFTDDLVVCRHAGEVLPVTPDKVDYMDVSPKQLVSVAAALIPFLENDDANRALMGSNMQRQAVPLVRAEAPFVGTGMEGVVARDSGAAIAARRSGVIDQIDATRVVIRATEDLDPTKSGVDIYRLMKYQRSNQSTCINQRPLVKVGDIVKKGDIIADGPSTDLGELALGRNVLVAFMPWNGYNFEDSILLSERIVKDDVFTSIHIEEFEVMARDTKLGPEEITRDIPNVSEEALKNLDEAGIVYIGAEVRAGDILVGKITPKGESPMTPEEKLLRAIFGEKASDVRDTSLRVPPGVQGTIVEVRVFNRHGVDKDERALAIEREEIERLAKDRDDEQAILDRNVYNRLAELLENRQGIAGPKGFKKDTKITRAVLDEYPKSQWWLFASPNDKLMAEIEAMRKQYDESKKGLEQRFLDKVEKLQRGDELPPGVMKMVKVFVAVKRKIQPGDKMAGRHGNKGVVSKIVPIEDMPFLEDGTHADIVLNPLGVPSRMNVGQILETHLGWACAGLGKRIGQTIDAYYQKQDLKPLRETLKKIYGEDETIKSLNDNELVELGRNLSHGVPIATPVFDGAKEADIEEMLKLAGFDASGQSTVYDGRTGDAFDRKVTMGYIYMLKLHHLVDDKIHARSIGPYSLVTQQPLGGKAQFGGQRFGEMEVWALEAYGAAYTLQEMLTVKSDDVAGRTKVYEAIVRGDDTFEAGIPESFNVLVKEMRSLGLNVDLHNSKVGPAPTSEAAE; the protein is encoded by the coding sequence ATGGCGCAGCAGACATTCACCGGTCGCAAACGCGTACGCAAGTTTTTCGGTCACATCAAGGAAGTCGCCGAGATGCCGAACCTCATCGAGGTTCAGAAGGCATCCTACGACCAGTTCCTGATGGTTGACGAGCCGGCCGGCGGTCGCCTCGACGAGGGCCTGCAGGCGGTATTCCGCTCGGTATTTCCGATCTCGGATTTCTCCGGCACCTCGATGCTCGAATTCGTCCGCTACGAGTTCGAACAGCCGAAGTATGACGTCGACGAGTGCCGCCAGCGCGGCATGACCTTCGCTGCGCCGCTCAAGGTGACGCTGCGCCTCATCGTGTTCGATATCGACGAGGAAACCGGCGCCAAGTCGGTGAAGGACATCAAGGAGCAGGACGTCTACATGGGCGATATCCCGCTCATGACGATGAACGGCACCTTCGTCGTCAACGGCACCGAGCGCGTCATCGTCTCGCAGATGCACCGTTCGCCCGGCGTGTTCTTCGACCACGACAAGGGCAAGACCCATTCGTCCGGCAAGCTGTTGTTTGCCGCGCGCGTGATTCCGTATCGCGGTTCCTGGCTCGACATCGAGTTCGACGCCAAGGACATCGTGTTCGCGCGCATCGACCGCCGGCGCAAGCTGCCCGTGACCTCGCTGATGTACGCGCTCGGTCTCGACGGCGAGCAGATCCTGTCGACCTTCTACAAGAAGATCACCTACAAGCGGACCAAGGACGGATGGCGCGTGCCGTTCGATGCCAACCGCTTCCGCGGTTATTCGACCGTGAACGACCTGATCGACGCCGACACCGGCAAGGTGGTGCTCGAGGCCGGCAAGAAGCTGACCGTGCGCAGCGCGCGTCAGATGCAGGAAAAGGGCCTCAAGGCCCTGCGGATGTCGGATGATGAGCTCGTCGGCAACTATCTCGCCGAGGACCTCGTCAACCCGAAGACCGGTGAGATCTACGCCGAAGCCGGCGAGGAGATCACCGAGAAGTCGCTCAAGGTGCTGAACGAGCAGGGCTACAAGGACCTGCCGCTGCTCGACATCGACCACGTCAATGTCGGCGCCTATATCCGCAACACGCTGTCGGCCGACAAGAACTTGACGCGTGAGGACGCGCTGTTCGACATCTACCGCGTGATGCGTCCGGGCGAGCCGCCGACGCTGGATTCGGCGCAGGCGATGTTCCAGTCGCTGTTCTTCGATGCCGAGCGCTACGACCTCTCCGCGGTCGGCCGCGTCAAGATGAACATGCGCCTCGAGCTCGACGCGCCCGACACCCATCGCACGCTGCGCAAGGAAGACATCCTGGCGGTCATCAAGACGCTGGTCGACCTGCGCGACGGCAAGGGCGAGATCGACGACATCGACCACCTCGGCAACCGCCGGGTGCGCTCGGTCGGCGAGCTCATGGAGAACCAGTACCGGATCGGCCTGCTCCGCATGGAGCGCGCCATCAAGGAGCGCATGTCGAGCGTCGATATCGACACCGTGATGCCGCAGGACCTGATCAACGCCAAGCCGGCGGCTGCCGCGGTGCGCGAGTTCTTCGGTTCCTCGCAGCTGTCGCAGTTCATGGACCAGACCAACCCGCTGTCGGAGATCACCCACAAGCGGCGCCTCTCGGCGCTTGGCCCGGGCGGTCTGACCCGCGAGCGTGCCGGCTTCGAAGTCCGCGACGTGCATCCGACGCATTACGGCCGTATCTGCCCGATCGAAACGCCGGAAGGTCCGAACATCGGTCTGATCAACTCGCTGGCGACGTTCGCGCGCGTCAACAAGTACGGCTTCGTCGAGACGCCCTATCGCAAGATCAAGGACGGCCGGGTCACCGACGAGGTGGTCTATCTGTCGGCGATGGAAGAGGGCCGCTACCGCGTTGCGCAGGCCAACGTGCCGCTCGATGCCAAGGGCCGCTTCACCGACGACCTGGTGGTCTGCCGTCATGCCGGCGAAGTGCTGCCGGTGACGCCGGACAAGGTCGACTACATGGACGTGTCGCCGAAGCAGCTGGTTTCGGTCGCCGCGGCGCTGATCCCGTTCCTCGAGAACGACGACGCCAACCGCGCGCTGATGGGCTCGAACATGCAGCGCCAGGCGGTGCCGCTGGTTCGCGCCGAGGCGCCGTTCGTCGGCACCGGCATGGAAGGCGTGGTCGCCCGTGACTCGGGCGCGGCGATCGCCGCGCGCCGCTCGGGCGTGATCGACCAGATCGACGCCACCCGCGTCGTGATCCGCGCCACCGAGGATCTCGATCCGACCAAGTCGGGCGTCGATATCTACCGGCTGATGAAGTACCAGCGCTCCAACCAGTCGACCTGCATCAACCAGCGTCCGCTGGTGAAGGTCGGCGACATCGTCAAGAAGGGCGACATCATCGCGGACGGTCCGTCGACCGATCTCGGCGAGCTCGCGCTCGGCCGCAACGTGCTGGTCGCGTTCATGCCGTGGAACGGCTACAACTTCGAAGACTCGATCCTGCTCTCCGAGCGGATCGTGAAGGACGACGTGTTTACCTCGATTCATATCGAAGAATTCGAGGTGATGGCCCGCGACACCAAGCTCGGTCCTGAGGAAATCACGCGCGACATTCCGAACGTTTCGGAAGAAGCGCTGAAGAACCTCGACGAAGCCGGTATCGTCTACATCGGTGCGGAAGTCCGCGCCGGCGACATCCTGGTCGGCAAGATCACGCCGAAGGGCGAGAGCCCGATGACGCCGGAAGAGAAGCTGCTCCGCGCCATCTTCGGCGAGAAGGCCTCCGACGTCCGCGATACCTCGCTGCGCGTGCCTCCGGGCGTGCAGGGCACCATCGTGGAAGTCCGCGTGTTCAACCGCCACGGCGTCGACAAGGACGAGCGTGCGCTGGCGATCGAACGGGAAGAGATCGAGCGTCTGGCCAAGGACCGCGACGACGAGCAGGCGATTCTGGACCGCAACGTCTACAACCGCCTCGCCGAGCTGCTGGAGAACCGCCAGGGCATCGCCGGCCCGAAGGGCTTCAAGAAGGATACCAAGATCACCCGTGCGGTGCTCGACGAGTATCCGAAGTCGCAGTGGTGGCTGTTCGCCTCGCCGAACGACAAGCTGATGGCCGAGATCGAGGCCATGCGGAAGCAGTACGACGAGTCGAAGAAGGGCCTCGAGCAGCGCTTCCTCGACAAGGTCGAGAAGCTGCAGCGTGGCGACGAGTTGCCGCCCGGCGTGATGAAGATGGTCAAGGTCTTCGTCGCGGTGAAGCGCAAGATCCAGCCCGGCGACAAGATGGCCGGCCGTCACGGCAACAAGGGCGTGGTGTCGAAGATCGTGCCGATCGAGGACATGCCGTTCCTCGAGGACGGTACGCATGCCGACATCGTGCTCAACCCGCTCGGCGTGCCTTCGCGCATGAACGTCGGTCAGATCCTTGAGACCCATCTCGGTTGGGCCTGCGCCGGCCTCGGCAAGCGCATCGGCCAGACCATCGACGCCTACTATCAGAAGCAGGATCTCAAGCCGCTGCGCGAGACCCTGAAGAAGATCTATGGCGAGGATGAAACCATCAAGTCGCTGAACGACAACGAGTTGGTCGAACTCGGCCGCAATCTGAGCCACGGCGTGCCGATCGCAACGCCGGTGTTCGACGGCGCCAAGGAAGCCGACATCGAGGAGATGCTGAAGCTCGCGGGCTTCGACGCCTCCGGCCAGTCGACCGTCTATGACGGCCGCACCGGCGATGCGTTCGATCGCAAGGTGACGATGGGCTACATCTACATGCTCAAGCTGCACCATCTCGTGGACGACAAGATCCACGCGCGTTCGATCGGTCCGTACTCGCTCGTCACCCAGCAGCCGCTGGGCGGCAAGGCGCAGTTCGGCGGCCAGCGCTTCGGCGAAATGGAGGTCTGGGCGCTGGAAGCCTACGGCGCCGCCTACACGCTGCAGGAAATGCTGACCGTGAAGTCGGACGACGTCGCCGGCCGTACCAAGGTGTACGAGGCGATCGTGCGCGGTGACGATACCTTCGAGGCCGGCATTCCGGAATCGTTCAACGTGCTGGTCAAGGAAATGCGCTCGCTCGGCCTCAACGTCGACCTGCACAATTCCAAGGTGGGACCGGCGCCGACGTCGGAAGCGGCCGAGTAA
- the rplL gene encoding 50S ribosomal protein L7/L12, translated as MADLQKIVDDLSSLTVLEAAELAKLLEEKWGVSAAAAVAVAGPAAGGAAAAPAEEKTDFTVVLAAAGDKKIEVIKEVRAITGLGLKEAKDLVEGAPKPVKEGVNKDEADKIKAQLEKAGAKVELK; from the coding sequence ATGGCTGACTTGCAGAAAATCGTCGACGACCTCTCGAGCCTCACCGTGCTCGAAGCCGCCGAACTCGCCAAGCTCCTCGAAGAAAAGTGGGGCGTGTCCGCCGCTGCCGCCGTTGCGGTTGCCGGCCCCGCTGCCGGCGGTGCTGCCGCTGCTCCGGCTGAAGAGAAGACCGACTTCACCGTCGTGCTGGCTGCCGCCGGCGACAAGAAGATCGAAGTCATCAAGGAAGTCCGCGCCATCACCGGCCTGGGCCTGAAGGAAGCCAAGGACCTCGTCGAAGGCGCTCCGAAGCCCGTCAAGGAAGGCGTCAACAAGGACGAAGCCGACAAGATCAAGGCCCAGCTCGAGAAGGCTGGCGCCAAGGTCGAGCTCAAGTAA
- the rplJ gene encoding 50S ribosomal protein L10: protein MERAAKKESVEQLNEVFKTTSVAIVAHYSGLTVAQMQKLRMQMKQAGASVKVSKNRLAKIALEGTDVAAIGSLLKGPTVIATSNDPVAAPKVAIEFAKANEKFVILGGSMGKTVLNVDSVKALASLPSLDELRGKIVGLIVAPATKLAQLSNAPAAKLARVIQAHASKSEAA from the coding sequence GTGGAACGAGCGGCAAAAAAAGAGTCGGTCGAACAACTCAACGAGGTCTTCAAGACCACGTCGGTTGCGATCGTTGCTCATTATTCCGGCCTCACCGTGGCCCAGATGCAGAAGCTGCGCATGCAGATGAAGCAGGCGGGTGCGTCGGTGAAGGTCTCGAAGAACCGTCTCGCCAAAATTGCTCTTGAAGGCACTGACGTCGCTGCCATCGGCTCCCTGCTGAAGGGACCGACCGTGATCGCTACTTCGAACGATCCGGTTGCGGCGCCAAAGGTTGCCATCGAATTCGCCAAGGCGAACGAGAAGTTCGTCATCCTCGGCGGCTCGATGGGTAAAACCGTCCTGAATGTCGACAGCGTGAAGGCGCTTGCCTCACTGCCGTCGCTCGACGAACTGCGCGGCAAGATCGTTGGCCTCATCGTGGCGCCGGCGACCAAGCTCGCTCAGCTGTCGAACGCGCCTGCGGCCAAGCTCGCACGCGTCATTCAGGCTCATGCCTCAAAGAGCGAAGCGGCCTGA
- a CDS encoding 2-hydroxyacid dehydrogenase yields the protein MPDKVLVYSRFPRNELVRFGERYELLNAAGKRPTEMFPAAELGEIRAMITSGGTTLGGEAMDMLPKLGAIICYGTGYEGIDLAAAAKRGIAVGHSPGANAASVADIAVTLMLAATRRLPVADNYVRSGDWITAKPSPMMRPQAGMRGRKVGVYGLGEIGRKIAARVAAFETEVGYFSRSRQDVPYQHFPSLEALTDWCSVLMIAVRAGANTVHAVNADILRRLGSSGIVVNISRGSVIDQKALVAALTDGAIAGAGLDVFAKEPHAPDELTALPNVVLSPHIGGHTLESHVAMQDCVLANLDAFFAGKPLPFEVRGASAAGGSDLGTGSPAAM from the coding sequence ATGCCCGATAAGGTGCTGGTCTATTCGCGCTTTCCCAGAAACGAGCTGGTGCGCTTCGGCGAGCGCTACGAACTGCTGAATGCCGCGGGCAAACGGCCGACCGAGATGTTTCCGGCGGCCGAGCTCGGCGAGATCCGGGCCATGATCACATCGGGTGGGACGACACTCGGCGGCGAGGCGATGGACATGTTGCCGAAGCTTGGCGCGATCATCTGCTACGGCACCGGCTATGAGGGGATCGATCTTGCCGCCGCCGCGAAGCGCGGCATTGCGGTCGGCCACAGCCCCGGCGCCAATGCCGCATCGGTTGCCGACATCGCGGTGACGCTGATGCTGGCGGCTACGCGCCGCCTGCCGGTCGCCGATAATTACGTCCGCAGCGGTGACTGGATCACCGCCAAGCCGTCGCCGATGATGCGGCCGCAGGCCGGCATGCGCGGCCGCAAGGTCGGCGTGTATGGTCTCGGCGAGATCGGCCGCAAGATCGCGGCGCGGGTCGCGGCGTTCGAGACCGAGGTCGGTTATTTCAGCCGGTCACGGCAGGACGTGCCGTATCAGCACTTTCCGAGCCTCGAGGCGCTCACCGACTGGTGCAGTGTGCTGATGATCGCGGTGCGCGCCGGCGCGAACACGGTTCACGCCGTCAATGCCGATATCCTGCGCCGGCTCGGCAGCAGCGGGATCGTGGTCAATATCTCGCGCGGCTCCGTCATCGACCAGAAGGCGCTGGTCGCGGCACTGACCGATGGCGCAATCGCAGGCGCCGGCCTCGACGTGTTCGCCAAAGAGCCGCACGCGCCAGACGAACTGACGGCGCTGCCGAACGTCGTGCTGTCGCCGCATATCGGCGGCCACACCCTGGAATCGCACGTGGCGATGCAGGACTGCGTGCTCGCCAATCTCGACGCGTTCTTCGCCGGCAAGCCGCTGCCGTTTGAGGTAAGGGGCGCCTCAGCGGCTGGCGGTTCCGACCTTGGAACCGGTTCCCCGGCCGCAATGTGA
- the rplA gene encoding 50S ribosomal protein L1 — protein MAIGKRLKKAREGVDREKLYPLADAIKMVKERAKSKFDETIEIAINLGVDPRHADQMVRGVVNLPNGTGRTLRVGVFARGAKAEEAKAAGADVVGAEDLVEKVQGGAIDFDRCIATPDMMPLVGRLGKVLGPRGMMPNPKIGTVTMDVTNAVKGAKGGSVEFRVEKAGIVQAGIGKASFSEDKLVENVKALADAVSKAKPAGSKGTYIQRVAVSSTMGPGVKVEPGTILG, from the coding sequence ATGGCAATCGGAAAGCGTTTGAAGAAGGCCCGCGAGGGTGTCGATCGCGAGAAGCTCTACCCGCTCGCGGACGCCATCAAGATGGTCAAGGAGCGCGCCAAGTCGAAGTTCGACGAGACGATCGAGATCGCGATCAATCTCGGCGTCGACCCGCGCCATGCCGACCAGATGGTCCGCGGCGTCGTCAACCTGCCGAACGGAACCGGCCGTACGCTGCGCGTCGGCGTGTTCGCGCGCGGCGCCAAGGCTGAGGAAGCCAAGGCCGCCGGTGCCGACGTCGTCGGTGCCGAAGACCTGGTCGAGAAGGTGCAGGGCGGTGCGATCGACTTCGATCGTTGTATCGCTACTCCCGACATGATGCCGCTGGTCGGCCGCCTCGGTAAGGTGCTCGGTCCGCGCGGCATGATGCCGAACCCGAAGATCGGCACCGTGACCATGGACGTCACCAACGCCGTGAAGGGCGCCAAGGGCGGCTCGGTCGAGTTCCGCGTCGAGAAGGCCGGCATTGTGCAGGCCGGCATCGGCAAGGCCTCGTTCTCCGAGGACAAGCTGGTCGAGAACGTCAAGGCGCTCGCGGATGCGGTCTCCAAGGCGAAGCCGGCGGGTTCCAAGGGCACCTATATCCAGCGCGTGGCGGTTTCTTCCACCATGGGCCCGGGCGTGAAGGTCGAGCCGGGCACGATCCTCGGCTGA
- the rplK gene encoding 50S ribosomal protein L11 — protein sequence MAKKVTGYLKLQVPAGAANPSPPIGPALGQRGLNIMEFCKAFNAQTQKEEKNTPIPVVITIYADRSFTFEMKTPPMSFFLKQAAKIQSGSKAPGRDKAGQVTKAQVREIAEKKMKDLNCDTIESAMKMVEGSARSMGLEVAG from the coding sequence ATGGCAAAGAAAGTGACCGGATACCTGAAGCTTCAGGTCCCGGCCGGTGCGGCGAATCCTTCGCCCCCGATCGGCCCCGCGCTTGGTCAGCGCGGTCTCAACATCATGGAGTTCTGCAAGGCGTTCAACGCGCAGACCCAGAAGGAAGAGAAGAATACCCCAATCCCGGTGGTGATCACGATCTACGCCGATCGTTCCTTCACCTTCGAGATGAAGACGCCCCCGATGTCGTTCTTCCTCAAGCAGGCTGCCAAGATCCAGTCCGGCTCGAAGGCGCCGGGCCGCGACAAGGCCGGCCAGGTGACCAAGGCGCAGGTGCGCGAGATCGCCGAGAAGAAGATGAAGGACTTGAATTGCGACACCATCGAATCGGCCATGAAGATGGTCGAGGGCTCTGCCCGTTCGATGGGTCTGGAAGTTGCGGGGTAA
- the nusG gene encoding transcription termination/antitermination protein NusG has product MDKRWYIVHAYSNFEKKVAESIREQAKQRGLEELFEQVLVPTEKVTEVRRGRKIDAERKFFPGYVLVKMKLTDEAFHLIKNTPKVTGFLGAENKPMPISESEAMRILHQVQEGVERPKASVSFEIGENVRVADGPFASFSGVVEEIDEARSRVKVAVSIFGRATPVELEFGQVEKVV; this is encoded by the coding sequence ATGGACAAGCGCTGGTACATCGTTCACGCCTATTCGAACTTCGAGAAGAAGGTCGCGGAATCGATCCGCGAGCAGGCCAAGCAGCGCGGGCTGGAAGAGCTGTTCGAGCAGGTGCTGGTGCCGACCGAGAAGGTCACCGAGGTGCGCCGCGGCCGCAAGATCGACGCCGAGCGCAAGTTCTTCCCGGGCTATGTGCTGGTGAAGATGAAGCTGACCGACGAGGCGTTCCATCTGATCAAGAACACCCCGAAGGTGACCGGCTTCCTGGGCGCTGAAAACAAGCCGATGCCGATCTCGGAATCCGAGGCGATGCGGATCCTGCACCAGGTGCAAGAGGGCGTGGAGCGTCCCAAGGCGTCGGTATCGTTCGAAATCGGCGAGAACGTGCGCGTGGCCGACGGCCCGTTCGCCTCGTTCTCCGGCGTGGTGGAAGAAATCGACGAGGCGCGCTCGCGCGTGAAGGTCGCGGTGTCGATCTTCGGCCGCGCGACCCCCGTGGAACTGGAATTCGGTCAGGTCGAAAAGGTGGTCTGA
- the secE gene encoding preprotein translocase subunit SecE has protein sequence MAFSPFKFLQEVRSETAKVTWPTRRETTITTIMVFVMVALASIFFFAADQVIRYLITLVLGIH, from the coding sequence ATGGCTTTCAGCCCGTTCAAATTCCTGCAGGAAGTGCGCTCGGAGACCGCCAAGGTCACCTGGCCGACGCGCCGCGAGACGACCATCACGACCATCATGGTGTTCGTGATGGTGGCGCTGGCCTCGATCTTCTTCTTCGCCGCGGACCAGGTCATCCGCTACCTCATCACCCTGGTACTGGGCATCCACTGA
- a CDS encoding FadR/GntR family transcriptional regulator, producing MPATPRFRRIDVAPAYQKVADAIEREIINGRIKPGEPIGTEQQLVAQFGVNRSTVREGIRVLEEGGLIRRDSSRRLQACLPRYNKLATRLSRALILHEVTFRELFETSMTLEVASVEGAVERATEANLAELAGNLERSAAVVGNPADLAELDAEFHVLMAKASQNRVLQLAREPAAQLFFPTTEMIVGGVPEGGARLVEAHRHILDAVTRRDKEAGVLWTRRHLQDWRRGFEKIASLDRSVEHTYMEHAYAARQ from the coding sequence ATGCCCGCCACGCCGCGGTTCCGGCGCATCGATGTCGCGCCGGCCTATCAGAAGGTCGCGGACGCGATCGAACGCGAGATCATCAACGGCCGGATCAAGCCGGGCGAGCCGATCGGCACCGAGCAGCAACTGGTCGCGCAGTTCGGCGTCAACCGCTCGACGGTGCGCGAAGGCATTCGCGTGCTCGAGGAGGGCGGGCTGATCCGCCGCGATTCCAGCCGTCGCCTGCAGGCTTGTCTGCCGCGCTACAACAAGCTCGCCACGCGGCTGTCCCGCGCGCTGATCCTGCACGAGGTGACGTTCCGCGAATTGTTCGAGACGTCGATGACGCTGGAGGTCGCGAGCGTCGAGGGTGCGGTGGAGCGCGCGACCGAGGCGAACCTCGCCGAACTCGCCGGCAATCTCGAGCGCAGTGCGGCCGTGGTCGGCAATCCCGCTGATCTCGCCGAGCTCGATGCGGAATTCCACGTGCTGATGGCCAAGGCCTCACAGAACCGCGTGCTGCAACTCGCCCGCGAGCCTGCCGCGCAGCTGTTCTTTCCGACCACCGAGATGATCGTCGGCGGCGTGCCGGAGGGCGGCGCGCGCCTCGTCGAGGCGCATCGCCACATCCTCGATGCGGTCACGCGGCGCGACAAGGAGGCCGGCGTGCTATGGACCCGGCGGCATTTGCAGGACTGGCGGCGCGGCTTTGAGAAGATCGCCTCGCTCGATCGCTCGGTCGAGCACACCTACATGGAACACGCCTACGCCGCCCGGCAATAG